A genomic stretch from Bordetella sp. N includes:
- a CDS encoding LysR substrate-binding domain-containing protein, whose amino-acid sequence MPFQRRFLPPIPVLMAFEAAARLQSFTAAAAELCITQGAVSRQIRLLEEQLGAPVFVRERQTVRLTKTGASYAREIGDALRRISNATLNFRANPDGGTLNLAILPTFGTRWLAPRLPDFVAAHPGITINLTTRLAPFDFNMDTVDAAIHHGVEAWSGAELDFLMHETVVPACSREFLAANAIARPADLLRVLLLHLATRPEEWRRWFEHHGLRPGDVPGMFMDQFAVAAQAAISGLGVALLPRFLIEGELERGDLVLACDAPMESKESYWLAWPSTRADYPPLQAFRAWLKAQAKD is encoded by the coding sequence ATGCCTTTTCAGCGCCGCTTCCTGCCCCCCATCCCCGTCCTGATGGCCTTCGAGGCCGCCGCGCGCCTGCAGAGCTTCACCGCGGCGGCGGCGGAGTTGTGCATCACGCAGGGCGCCGTCAGCCGGCAGATCCGCCTGCTGGAGGAGCAACTGGGGGCGCCGGTGTTCGTCCGGGAGCGCCAGACGGTGCGGTTGACCAAGACCGGCGCGTCCTACGCCAGGGAAATCGGCGATGCCCTGCGCCGCATCTCGAACGCGACTTTGAATTTTCGGGCGAATCCCGATGGCGGCACGTTGAACCTGGCCATCCTGCCGACGTTCGGTACGCGTTGGCTGGCGCCGCGCCTGCCCGATTTTGTCGCCGCCCATCCCGGCATCACGATCAATCTGACGACCCGGCTGGCGCCTTTCGACTTCAATATGGATACGGTGGACGCGGCCATCCATCATGGCGTGGAGGCATGGTCGGGAGCCGAGCTGGACTTCCTGATGCACGAGACCGTCGTGCCGGCGTGCAGCCGCGAGTTCCTGGCGGCCAACGCGATCGCGCGGCCGGCGGATCTGTTGCGCGTGCTGCTGCTGCATCTGGCGACGCGGCCGGAGGAGTGGCGCCGTTGGTTCGAGCATCACGGCCTGCGCCCGGGGGACGTGCCCGGCATGTTCATGGACCAGTTCGCCGTGGCGGCGCAGGCCGCCATCTCGGGTCTTGGCGTGGCGCTGTTGCCGCGGTTCCTGATCGAAGGCGAACTGGAACGGGGCGACCTGGTCCTGGCCTGCGACGCGCCGATGGAAAGCAAGGAAAGCTACTGGCTGGCATGGCCGTCGACCCGTGCCGACTATCCGCCGCTACAAGCTTTCCGCGCCTGGCTCAAGGCCCAGGCCAAAGATTAG
- a CDS encoding autotransporter outer membrane beta-barrel domain-containing protein → MPKPARRPHCNGFRPTRLTLLLHAGACSLYLFGLPAHAQSGLPLSYLFIGDQGTCCSSGTDPDNGHDGKPGKRDFIQQDQDLHITANTAGQAGILINVSGGAGGNGSGAPSDDNHWGGNGGYGRNIDYGLSNSTIVSNARGIDLYSAGGNGGLWGNAAGPYGGYGIGGDGHLARVTVTDVTVSAVGFGIAAQSWGGAGSASAVKSGFGGRNDAGHGGNAGDATVILQGASSISVRGPGPDDVSAAVGLISAAGSGGMGIHTGDFGGHSNAGNGGNAGAVTFWSSAQSSVSSVGDGVYGILARSLGGNAAQNNPVEIVAGRGGNAGTVTVTNAGAITTSGNRAIAIYALSQGGNGGNGGGGSWSYAHDGGAGGAAGAITISNSGTIRSGSANTVGAKGIVASVLGGEGGAGGESGGFGRGGDGGTGGQAGQAISISNLGTISTQGNDAAAVLATSAGGGGGLAGSANGIIAVGGGHGGAAGNGGNIAVVNFGTITTTGDHSPGASLQSVGGGGGFGGDATATGVITAIAVGGKGGAAGDGAEVQLGNGGKITTAGASSTGVLLQSIGGGGGNAGSATAVGVGVGLNVTVATGGQGGSGGSGGLVVLSQARRATIATLGAQSNGVLAQSIGGGGGNGGMADSRSITIAPPTGDLPTGTVAVVVTHGGKGATAGNGGEIQISNDGSITTAGAQSSGVVAQSIGGGGGNGGAAIAPLKSPTIGASDFDVQFSLRQGAEGGAGGTGGTVQITNSATGVIATQGTGSTGIVAQSIGGGGGNGGIVQSHDAASFSDILGSPASLSGLLEKAATWLESGPEFTTNKTVNLTMGVTLGGSGGSGNQASAFTVRNDGRITTAGDHAPGILAQSIGGGGGNAGTIDSSSVSSLLGSLDALIQAATSAGQNVFSVGLPQFGATQQVGGSGGSGGDGGGTTAAPSTVINTGVIATQGTGSAGIVAQSVGAGGGRAVSSSQSLQDVLNAAAGNDAPAILDKITRIINLLGSKGVSALNSAVNLHVGGTDGASGMGGAVTVDAGASTSRISTQGDQAPGILAQSVGGGGGLAAVDYTQFLGSDVTASVTLGGTGDPGGLALGLNASNGGQVTVLNGGVIDTAGALSFGILAQSVGGGGGYVSVNRDGASATAASAITFGSGGRQTGAGGNVTVNQGASGAIHTTGIDSHGIVAQSIGGGGGIAGLATQPGLSTLAAATGTGSDGDIGNGGAVNLSIAGTVTTTGNGAIGLLAQSVGGGGGLTGDQAAASYSTGLIQSANLAGRIGNGGDLAITVANGGLIQTTGANAPAILAISAGGGAVFKDGTLYQYDLPADKAAKGGAINVHLEPNARVISTAANTPALVAVSNGTNGGGQDITITLDQNALLSANGDSGTAILTIAPLAATTIDNAGTIEGKTAVETAYQATINNTGTVAGDVLLPAGSSFNNDAGGQLYSGSRLRGNLNNAGVLNPGGPGNFMATRIQGSFNNTGTYSPDLDYTHHNSDFISVSGPATFSGSLTPVLHNPVKDIWLGIGHFDEAQDKIPTVASSSPLFDYQLKNNGGGGWRDPLVSVSANFVAPSLGLSADRMNIADSLQGLWDQGKVSDGPLFDKLTNVQNTQQYKDALNRIAHDGQFARAANQVHSSYTSMNRMMSCPTFVGENTILREGNCTWTRVDTNWTTRDGTSSDEAYRIRQTALTVGGQHEIAHNWFLGGTVNYAYGKTTASGVRAYSDTYAGGLALKYNNAPWQISMAVHAGVDNSRMSRDTLDGTARSKPDSTFVAGRLRAAYEFSQPAWYLRPYVDLDVNHVRQKRYQESGSDLFDLTVASNSSTSYMVSPMLELGGRKDLKGGATLRSYVAAGASFLSGGDVVTTMQLSNANAAPFSLRSGMPRTYGNLAAGLEYVTASKWELKTEVALRASGNYRDQALTLRAAYRF, encoded by the coding sequence ATGCCCAAGCCAGCCCGCCGTCCCCACTGCAACGGTTTTCGTCCCACGCGTCTAACACTGCTGCTGCATGCGGGCGCCTGCTCCCTGTATCTGTTCGGCCTGCCCGCACACGCGCAGTCCGGCCTGCCCTTGAGCTATCTCTTCATCGGCGATCAAGGCACCTGCTGCTCCAGCGGGACAGACCCCGACAACGGCCATGACGGCAAACCCGGCAAGCGCGACTTCATTCAGCAGGATCAGGATCTGCACATCACCGCCAACACGGCAGGCCAGGCCGGCATCCTGATCAACGTCAGTGGCGGCGCCGGCGGCAATGGCAGCGGCGCGCCATCGGATGACAACCACTGGGGCGGCAATGGCGGCTACGGCCGCAATATCGACTACGGGTTGTCGAACAGCACCATCGTTTCCAATGCGCGCGGCATCGATCTCTATTCGGCCGGAGGCAACGGCGGACTGTGGGGCAATGCCGCGGGACCCTATGGCGGTTACGGCATAGGCGGCGACGGCCATCTGGCGCGCGTGACCGTGACGGATGTCACCGTCAGCGCCGTGGGCTTCGGCATCGCGGCGCAGTCCTGGGGCGGCGCCGGCTCGGCCAGCGCCGTCAAAAGCGGTTTCGGCGGCCGCAACGATGCCGGCCATGGCGGCAATGCGGGGGACGCGACAGTCATCCTGCAAGGCGCAAGTTCGATCAGCGTGCGCGGTCCCGGCCCGGATGATGTGTCCGCGGCGGTAGGACTGATCTCGGCGGCCGGCAGCGGCGGCATGGGCATACACACCGGCGATTTCGGCGGTCACAGCAATGCAGGCAACGGCGGCAACGCCGGCGCGGTGACGTTCTGGTCTTCCGCGCAGTCCAGCGTCAGCAGTGTGGGGGATGGGGTGTACGGCATCCTCGCCCGCTCGCTGGGTGGCAATGCCGCGCAGAACAACCCTGTCGAAATCGTCGCCGGCCGCGGCGGCAACGCCGGCACGGTGACGGTGACCAATGCCGGCGCCATCACGACGTCCGGCAATCGCGCCATCGCCATCTACGCGCTGAGCCAGGGCGGCAACGGCGGCAATGGCGGCGGCGGCAGCTGGTCATACGCCCACGACGGCGGCGCCGGCGGCGCGGCAGGCGCCATCACCATCAGCAACAGCGGCACCATCCGCAGCGGAAGCGCCAACACAGTGGGCGCCAAAGGCATCGTGGCCAGCGTGCTGGGCGGTGAAGGCGGCGCCGGCGGCGAATCCGGCGGCTTCGGCCGCGGCGGTGACGGCGGGACGGGCGGCCAGGCCGGCCAGGCGATCTCGATCAGCAACCTCGGCACGATCAGCACCCAGGGCAACGATGCCGCCGCGGTGCTGGCCACCAGCGCCGGTGGCGGCGGCGGGCTGGCCGGCTCGGCCAACGGCATCATCGCCGTCGGCGGCGGCCATGGCGGCGCGGCCGGCAATGGCGGCAATATCGCCGTCGTCAATTTCGGCACCATCACGACCACGGGCGATCACAGCCCCGGCGCGTCCCTGCAAAGCGTAGGAGGCGGCGGCGGCTTCGGCGGCGACGCCACCGCCACGGGCGTGATCACCGCGATCGCCGTCGGCGGCAAAGGCGGCGCGGCCGGCGATGGCGCCGAGGTGCAACTGGGCAACGGCGGCAAGATCACCACGGCAGGCGCGAGCTCGACCGGCGTTCTGCTGCAAAGCATAGGCGGCGGTGGCGGCAACGCCGGTTCGGCCACGGCAGTCGGAGTGGGCGTGGGCCTGAATGTCACGGTGGCGACCGGTGGACAAGGCGGCAGTGGCGGCTCGGGCGGCCTGGTGGTTCTGTCTCAAGCCCGGCGCGCCACCATCGCCACCCTGGGCGCGCAAAGCAATGGCGTGCTGGCGCAAAGCATAGGGGGCGGCGGTGGCAATGGCGGCATGGCCGACTCGCGCAGCATCACCATCGCGCCGCCAACGGGCGACCTGCCGACGGGCACCGTTGCGGTGGTGGTCACGCATGGCGGCAAGGGCGCCACCGCCGGCAACGGCGGGGAAATCCAGATCAGCAATGACGGCAGCATCACCACGGCCGGCGCGCAAAGCAGCGGTGTCGTGGCGCAAAGCATAGGCGGGGGCGGCGGCAATGGCGGCGCGGCCATCGCACCTTTGAAATCGCCCACTATCGGCGCGTCCGATTTCGATGTGCAGTTCAGCCTGCGCCAAGGCGCCGAGGGCGGGGCCGGCGGTACCGGCGGCACGGTGCAGATCACCAATTCGGCCACGGGCGTGATCGCGACCCAGGGCACGGGATCAACGGGCATCGTCGCCCAGAGCATAGGGGGCGGTGGCGGCAACGGCGGTATCGTGCAATCCCATGATGCGGCTTCATTCAGCGACATCCTGGGATCGCCGGCCAGCCTGTCCGGCCTGCTGGAAAAGGCCGCCACCTGGCTTGAAAGCGGGCCTGAGTTCACCACCAACAAGACGGTGAACCTGACGATGGGTGTCACCTTGGGCGGCAGCGGCGGCTCGGGCAACCAGGCCAGCGCCTTCACCGTGCGCAACGACGGCCGCATCACCACGGCGGGCGACCACGCGCCGGGCATCCTGGCGCAAAGCATAGGCGGAGGCGGCGGCAATGCCGGCACGATAGATTCCAGCAGCGTGTCATCTTTGCTTGGCAGCCTGGACGCGCTGATCCAGGCCGCCACGTCAGCGGGACAGAACGTCTTCTCCGTGGGCCTGCCGCAATTCGGCGCCACCCAGCAGGTCGGCGGCAGCGGCGGTTCAGGGGGCGACGGCGGCGGCACGACGGCCGCGCCCAGCACCGTCATCAACACGGGCGTGATCGCCACGCAAGGTACGGGGTCGGCGGGCATCGTGGCGCAAAGCGTCGGCGCGGGCGGCGGGCGTGCCGTGAGCAGCAGCCAAAGCCTGCAGGACGTGCTGAACGCGGCCGCCGGTAACGACGCCCCGGCGATTCTGGACAAGATCACGCGCATCATCAACCTGCTGGGGTCCAAGGGCGTGTCCGCGCTGAACTCGGCGGTCAATCTGCACGTGGGAGGCACCGACGGCGCCAGCGGCATGGGCGGCGCGGTCACGGTCGACGCCGGCGCCAGCACAAGCAGAATCAGCACCCAGGGTGATCAAGCCCCAGGCATCCTGGCCCAGAGCGTTGGGGGCGGCGGTGGCCTGGCGGCCGTCGATTACACCCAATTCCTGGGCAGCGACGTCACGGCTAGCGTGACGCTGGGCGGCACGGGAGATCCGGGCGGTCTGGCACTGGGCCTGAACGCCAGCAACGGCGGCCAGGTCACTGTCCTGAACGGTGGCGTGATCGACACCGCGGGCGCGCTGTCTTTCGGCATCCTCGCCCAAAGCGTGGGCGGTGGCGGTGGCTACGTCAGCGTGAACCGTGACGGCGCTTCCGCCACGGCCGCGAGCGCCATCACGTTCGGTTCCGGCGGGCGCCAGACGGGCGCGGGCGGCAATGTGACCGTAAACCAGGGCGCGAGCGGCGCCATCCACACCACCGGCATCGACTCGCACGGCATCGTCGCGCAAAGCATAGGGGGCGGCGGCGGCATTGCCGGCCTGGCCACGCAGCCCGGGCTGAGCACGCTGGCAGCGGCGACCGGCACAGGCTCGGATGGCGACATTGGCAATGGCGGCGCGGTCAATCTGTCGATTGCCGGAACGGTAACCACCACGGGCAATGGCGCGATCGGCCTGCTCGCGCAAAGCGTGGGCGGCGGTGGCGGCCTAACCGGCGACCAGGCCGCCGCCAGCTACTCGACCGGCCTGATCCAATCCGCCAATCTGGCTGGCCGCATCGGCAACGGCGGCGACCTGGCCATCACCGTGGCCAACGGCGGGCTCATCCAGACCACGGGCGCCAATGCGCCGGCCATACTGGCCATCAGCGCGGGCGGCGGCGCGGTCTTCAAGGACGGCACGCTCTATCAATACGATCTGCCCGCCGACAAGGCCGCGAAGGGCGGCGCCATCAACGTCCATCTGGAACCGAACGCGCGCGTGATCAGCACCGCCGCCAACACCCCTGCCCTGGTCGCCGTCAGCAACGGGACCAACGGCGGCGGCCAGGACATCACCATCACGCTGGATCAGAACGCATTGCTCAGCGCGAACGGCGATTCCGGCACGGCCATCCTTACCATCGCGCCACTGGCGGCCACCACCATCGACAACGCCGGCACCATCGAAGGCAAGACGGCCGTCGAGACCGCCTACCAGGCGACCATCAACAATACCGGCACCGTGGCCGGCGACGTGCTGCTGCCCGCTGGCAGCAGCTTCAACAATGACGCGGGCGGCCAGCTGTATAGCGGCAGCCGCCTGCGAGGCAATCTGAACAACGCGGGCGTGCTGAACCCGGGCGGTCCTGGGAATTTCATGGCGACGCGTATCCAGGGATCGTTCAACAACACGGGCACCTACAGTCCCGACCTCGACTACACGCATCACAACAGCGATTTCATTTCGGTGTCCGGTCCCGCCACGTTCAGCGGCAGCTTGACCCCGGTGCTGCATAACCCGGTCAAGGACATCTGGCTGGGCATCGGCCATTTCGACGAAGCGCAGGACAAGATCCCCACGGTGGCCAGCAGCAGCCCGCTGTTCGACTATCAGCTGAAGAACAATGGGGGTGGCGGCTGGCGCGACCCATTGGTATCGGTCAGCGCCAATTTCGTGGCGCCGTCACTGGGCTTGTCGGCCGACAGAATGAACATCGCCGATTCGCTGCAGGGTTTGTGGGACCAGGGCAAGGTCAGCGACGGCCCGCTGTTCGACAAACTCACCAACGTGCAAAACACGCAGCAATACAAGGACGCCTTGAATCGGATCGCCCATGACGGCCAGTTCGCGCGCGCCGCCAATCAGGTCCATTCGTCCTATACGTCCATGAACCGCATGATGAGCTGCCCGACCTTCGTCGGCGAGAACACAATCCTGCGCGAGGGCAATTGCACGTGGACCCGTGTGGACACCAACTGGACCACACGCGACGGCACGTCCTCCGACGAGGCCTATCGCATCCGGCAGACCGCGCTCACCGTCGGCGGCCAGCACGAGATTGCCCACAACTGGTTCCTGGGCGGGACCGTGAACTATGCCTATGGCAAGACCACCGCGTCGGGCGTGCGCGCCTATAGCGACACCTATGCGGGCGGCCTCGCCTTGAAATACAACAACGCGCCCTGGCAGATCTCGATGGCCGTCCATGCCGGCGTGGACAACAGCCGCATGTCGCGCGACACACTGGACGGCACGGCCAGAAGCAAGCCTGATTCGACTTTCGTCGCGGGCCGCCTGCGCGCCGCCTATGAGTTCAGCCAGCCTGCATGGTATCTGCGGCCCTACGTGGACCTGGACGTCAATCACGTCCGCCAGAAGCGCTACCAGGAATCCGGCAGCGATCTGTTCGATCTGACGGTTGCCAGCAACAGCAGCACCTCCTACATGGTGTCGCCGATGCTGGAACTGGGCGGCCGCAAGGATCTGAAAGGCGGCGCCACCCTGCGCAGCTACGTGGCCGCGGGCGCCAGCTTCCTGAGCGGCGGTGACGTGGTCACCACCATGCAGCTCAGCAACGCCAATGCCGCGCCGTTCTCGCTGCGCTCCGGCATGCCCAGGACCTACGGCAACCTGGCGGCCGGCCTGGAGTACGTGACGGCCAGCAAGTGGGAACTGAAGACGGAGGTCGCCTTGCGGGCCAGCGGCAATTATCGGGACCAGGCCTTGACCCTGCGGGCGGCTTACCGGTTCTGA
- a CDS encoding sensor domain-containing diguanylate cyclase, with the protein MSDVSPLLPDDAVYRTLLESTKAIPWKIDWATMKFAYIGPQIEALLGWSADSWVSVEDWAMRMHPEDREYVVNFCVSQSQAGVDHEADYRALTKDNGYVWIRDVVHVVRNDQGEAEALIGFMFDITERKKTEEKLLSLQKELEVLSFKDGLTNIANRRRFDSSFELEWERAATEGKPLSILLLDVDFFKQYNDLYGHTQGDECLVDIAQTLSLALDGSRDLVARYGGEEFVVLLPDADAEVALKVAERCQRLLQKKAIVHALSPHGRRVTMSIGAGTLVPGPQSERAAFIKAVDQQLYAAKHNGRNRIEHVQV; encoded by the coding sequence ATGTCTGACGTAAGCCCGCTTTTGCCTGACGACGCGGTGTACAGGACCCTGCTGGAGTCGACCAAGGCGATTCCCTGGAAGATCGATTGGGCCACCATGAAATTCGCCTACATCGGCCCGCAGATCGAGGCCCTGCTGGGCTGGAGCGCCGACAGCTGGGTCAGCGTGGAAGACTGGGCCATGCGCATGCATCCCGAGGATCGCGAGTACGTGGTGAATTTCTGCGTCAGCCAATCCCAGGCCGGCGTCGACCACGAGGCCGACTACCGGGCGTTGACCAAGGACAACGGCTATGTGTGGATACGCGACGTCGTGCACGTGGTGCGCAACGACCAGGGCGAGGCGGAAGCGCTGATCGGCTTCATGTTCGACATCACCGAACGCAAGAAGACCGAGGAAAAGCTGCTGAGTCTGCAGAAGGAACTGGAAGTCCTGTCCTTCAAGGATGGCCTGACGAATATCGCCAATCGGCGCCGCTTCGACAGCAGTTTCGAACTGGAATGGGAGCGGGCCGCCACCGAAGGCAAGCCGCTGTCCATCCTCTTGCTCGACGTCGATTTCTTCAAGCAATACAACGATCTGTATGGCCACACCCAGGGCGACGAGTGTCTGGTGGATATCGCGCAGACCCTGAGCCTGGCACTGGATGGCTCACGCGATCTGGTCGCGCGCTACGGCGGCGAGGAGTTCGTCGTGCTGCTGCCCGACGCCGACGCCGAGGTCGCCCTGAAAGTCGCCGAGCGCTGCCAGCGCCTGCTGCAGAAGAAGGCCATCGTCCACGCCCTGTCGCCCCATGGCAGGCGCGTCACCATGAGCATAGGCGCCGGCACCTTGGTGCCGGGCCCGCAATCGGAGCGCGCCGCCTTCATCAAGGCCGTGGACCAGCAGCTCTATGCGGCCAAGCACAACGGCCGTAACCGCATCGAGCACGTGCAGGTATAA
- a CDS encoding VOC family protein, producing MSTTAAFVDSDEIRSRFSRAMSEMYREEVPKYGTLIDLVEDINAACLQATPALRQRLERDGELDRLSVERHGAIRLGSAQELADMRRIFAVMGMKAVGYYDLSVAGVPVHSTAFRPVDDAALSRNPFRVFTSLLRLELIDDTQLREEAAAILAKRAIFTPRALALTAEFEARGGLTDAQAGEFVNEVRETFRWHGDATVSAATYHKLHDAHRLIADVVCFKGPHINHLTPRTLDIDAAQAEMPKRGIAAKDVIEGPPRREHPILLRQTSFKALQERIAFVGDEQAGAGTHTARFGEIEQRGMALTSKGRTLYDELLGQVRDTGGAGNAGANYEDRLADAFRAFPDDLEQIRQQGLAFFRYSLEDIKKAKPVLETAGWDLDALIAAGAVVASPIIYEDFLPVSAAGIFQSNLGGTEQKSYAANAAKQAFERDLGAQVLDEIALYEQSEQASLEALRHLLGMGVTV from the coding sequence ATGTCCACTACCGCTGCCTTTGTCGATTCCGACGAGATCCGTTCGCGCTTTTCGCGCGCCATGTCCGAGATGTACCGCGAGGAAGTGCCCAAGTACGGCACCCTCATCGACCTGGTCGAGGACATCAACGCCGCCTGTCTGCAAGCGACGCCGGCCTTGCGCCAGCGCCTGGAACGGGATGGTGAACTGGACCGGCTGAGCGTCGAGCGCCACGGGGCGATTCGCCTGGGCAGCGCGCAGGAACTGGCGGATATGCGCCGCATCTTCGCCGTGATGGGGATGAAAGCCGTCGGCTACTACGACCTGTCCGTCGCCGGCGTGCCCGTGCATTCGACGGCGTTCCGTCCGGTGGACGATGCCGCTTTGTCGCGCAATCCCTTCCGCGTCTTCACGTCGCTGCTGCGACTGGAACTGATCGACGACACTCAGCTGCGCGAGGAAGCGGCCGCCATCCTGGCGAAGCGGGCGATTTTCACGCCGCGCGCCCTGGCCCTGACCGCGGAGTTCGAAGCCCGTGGCGGTCTGACCGACGCCCAGGCCGGCGAATTCGTCAACGAGGTGCGCGAGACCTTCCGCTGGCATGGCGACGCCACCGTCAGCGCGGCCACGTATCACAAGCTTCATGATGCCCATCGCCTGATCGCCGACGTGGTCTGCTTCAAGGGACCGCACATCAACCATCTGACGCCGCGCACCCTGGACATCGACGCGGCGCAGGCCGAGATGCCGAAGCGCGGTATCGCCGCCAAGGATGTGATCGAAGGTCCGCCGCGGCGCGAGCATCCCATCCTGTTGCGCCAGACCAGCTTCAAGGCCTTGCAGGAGCGCATCGCTTTCGTCGGCGACGAGCAGGCTGGCGCCGGCACGCATACGGCGCGCTTCGGCGAGATCGAGCAGCGCGGCATGGCGCTGACCAGCAAGGGCCGGACGCTTTACGATGAGCTGCTCGGACAGGTGCGGGACACGGGCGGCGCCGGCAATGCCGGCGCGAACTACGAAGACAGGCTGGCCGACGCCTTCCGCGCGTTCCCGGACGACCTGGAGCAGATCCGCCAGCAGGGCCTGGCCTTCTTCCGGTATTCGCTGGAAGACATCAAGAAGGCCAAGCCTGTTCTGGAAACGGCGGGATGGGATCTGGACGCCTTGATCGCGGCCGGCGCGGTGGTCGCCAGCCCCATCATCTACGAGGACTTCCTGCCCGTCAGCGCGGCCGGCATCTTCCAGTCCAACCTGGGCGGCACCGAGCAGAAAAGCTACGCCGCGAACGCCGCCAAACAGGCGTTCGAACGCGACCTGGGCGCCCAGGTCCTCGACGAAATCGCCCTGTACGAGCAGTCGGAGCAGGCATCTCTGGAAGCGCTGCGCCATCTGCTGGGCATGGGCGTGACGGTCTGA
- the pdxA gene encoding 4-hydroxythreonine-4-phosphate dehydrogenase PdxA — MGDAAGIGPEIVVKAYAEGLKAPAVVYGDAGTLRRAVELLGVNVRVDEYAGPDALAKAAAAAMATASASASAAAAPAAAGHTVPTIPVIACSPALPADLPAGEVSAAAGRAAYDYVCAAIDDAKAGRIRAIVTAPLNKESMNAGGADYPGHTEILAERSGTQDFAMMLANHELRVLLVTIHVALADVFAGITVAAELRAMRLADNACRQMGIAQPRVAVAGLNPHAGENGKFGREDLDIIAPAIAAARAEGIDASGPWPGDTVFMRARRGDFDIVVAQYHDQGLIPVKYLGVDEGVNVTVGLPFVRTSVDHGTAFDIAWRGVADHRSLVTAFDVALAMTPQ, encoded by the coding sequence ATGGGCGATGCCGCCGGCATCGGCCCTGAAATCGTCGTCAAGGCTTATGCCGAGGGCCTGAAGGCGCCGGCCGTTGTGTACGGCGATGCGGGCACCTTGCGGCGCGCGGTGGAATTGCTCGGGGTGAATGTGCGCGTCGATGAGTACGCCGGGCCTGATGCACTGGCCAAAGCGGCAGCCGCCGCGATGGCGACGGCATCCGCGTCCGCGTCCGCCGCCGCGGCGCCTGCCGCCGCTGGCCATACCGTCCCCACGATCCCCGTCATCGCCTGTTCCCCCGCCCTGCCCGCCGACCTGCCGGCCGGTGAAGTCAGCGCGGCCGCCGGGCGCGCGGCCTACGACTACGTGTGCGCGGCCATCGACGACGCCAAGGCCGGCCGTATCCGCGCCATCGTCACCGCCCCCTTGAACAAGGAATCGATGAACGCCGGCGGCGCCGACTACCCCGGCCACACGGAAATCCTGGCGGAACGCTCCGGCACGCAGGACTTCGCGATGATGCTGGCCAATCACGAGCTGCGCGTCCTGCTGGTGACCATCCACGTCGCCCTGGCCGACGTCTTCGCCGGCATCACGGTGGCCGCCGAGCTGCGCGCCATGCGGCTGGCTGACAACGCGTGCCGCCAGATGGGCATCGCGCAACCCCGCGTCGCCGTCGCCGGCTTGAATCCCCATGCCGGCGAAAACGGCAAGTTCGGCCGGGAAGACCTGGACATCATCGCGCCCGCCATCGCCGCCGCGCGCGCCGAAGGCATAGACGCCAGCGGCCCCTGGCCTGGCGATACGGTGTTCATGCGGGCCCGCCGCGGCGACTTCGACATCGTCGTGGCGCAGTATCACGACCAGGGCCTGATACCCGTCAAATACCTGGGCGTGGACGAAGGCGTCAACGTCACCGTGGGCCTGCCTTTCGTGCGCACCAGCGTCGACCACGGCACCGCCTTCGACATCGCCTGGCGCGGCGTGGCCGACCATCGTTCCCTGGTCACCGCCTTCGACGTGGCACTGGCGATGACGCCGCAATAA